A DNA window from Christiangramia salexigens contains the following coding sequences:
- a CDS encoding OmpA family protein, with translation MKIKTLAVLSVMMIAVSCVSSKKYNELESRNADLQRQNREMNDRLSSYERSTTDLKNDLTSLRAEHSTLTEERNDLMQKFTALRKNFESLEKSYDALEKNSSAAIAENSRQNRELLAQLDEKEAALIKEKNRLDKLQKDLAVRSQRIDELEKVIAAKDDKMNALKEAVSNALMNFEGKGLSVEQRGGKVYVSMENKLLFESGSWAVNSEGRKAVQQLGSVLAQNPDIAVLIEGHTDNVPYGGSGQLKDNWDLSTKRATSIVQILRENSKIDPQNLTAAGRGEFAPISKNDTEAGKAKNRRIEVILTPKLDEVTKLLNEID, from the coding sequence ATGAAAATAAAGACTTTAGCTGTTCTTAGTGTTATGATGATTGCGGTTTCCTGTGTATCATCTAAGAAGTATAATGAGCTTGAAAGCAGAAATGCAGATCTGCAACGTCAAAATCGTGAAATGAACGATCGCTTAAGCTCATATGAGCGTTCCACAACCGATCTGAAAAATGATCTTACGAGTTTAAGGGCGGAGCATTCAACACTTACCGAGGAGCGTAACGACCTTATGCAGAAATTTACTGCCTTGCGTAAGAATTTTGAAAGTCTGGAAAAATCTTACGATGCCCTTGAAAAGAATTCATCAGCAGCTATTGCCGAAAACTCAAGGCAAAACCGTGAATTACTGGCCCAATTGGATGAAAAGGAAGCGGCACTGATAAAAGAAAAGAACAGGTTAGATAAACTACAAAAAGATCTTGCAGTAAGATCACAGCGTATAGATGAGCTTGAGAAAGTGATCGCGGCAAAGGATGACAAAATGAATGCCTTAAAGGAGGCGGTTTCCAATGCGCTAATGAATTTCGAGGGCAAGGGATTAAGTGTTGAACAAAGAGGAGGTAAAGTCTATGTGTCTATGGAGAATAAACTGTTATTCGAATCCGGCAGCTGGGCTGTAAACTCTGAAGGAAGAAAGGCTGTACAGCAGCTGGGATCTGTTCTTGCTCAAAATCCTGATATTGCGGTTCTCATTGAAGGCCATACAGATAATGTTCCTTACGGCGGAAGTGGACAATTAAAAGATAACTGGGATCTTTCTACGAAGCGAGCTACCTCCATAGTTCAGATACTTCGGGAGAATTCAAAAATTGATCCTCAAAATTTAACGGCAGCAGGAAGGGGAGAATTTGCACCGATATCCAAAAATGATACAGAGGCCGGAAAAGCGAAGAACAGAAGAATAGAGGTGATCCTTACTCCTAAATTAGATGAAGTGACCAAGCTTCTAAACGAAATTGATTAA
- a CDS encoding exodeoxyribonuclease III: MTIISYNVNGIRAAIRKGFLEWLQQSNPDIVCLQEIKAHPEQLDLEEFSKAGYPYHYWHPANKKGYSGVAILSKYEPENVEYGTGIDYMDFEGRTIRADFDDVSVMSLYLPSGTNINRLEHKFKFMDDFQEYIDELKKDVPNLIIGGDYNICHEAIDIHDPVRLKTVSGFLPEERAWIDQFMKSGFIDSFRHFNDEPDNYSWWSYRANARNNNKGWRIDYNLVAEPLKDRLKRAVILPEAYHSDHCPVLVEIE, encoded by the coding sequence ATGACTATTATATCCTATAATGTCAACGGCATTCGTGCCGCAATACGCAAAGGTTTTTTAGAGTGGCTGCAACAATCAAATCCGGATATTGTATGTCTTCAGGAGATCAAAGCACATCCCGAACAATTGGATCTGGAAGAGTTTTCAAAAGCTGGTTACCCATATCATTATTGGCATCCCGCCAACAAAAAAGGTTATAGCGGTGTAGCGATCTTGAGTAAATATGAACCAGAAAATGTAGAGTATGGTACCGGCATAGATTATATGGATTTTGAAGGCCGTACCATAAGGGCAGATTTTGACGATGTCTCTGTGATGAGTTTATACCTGCCATCCGGAACCAATATCAACAGGCTGGAACATAAGTTCAAGTTCATGGATGATTTTCAGGAGTATATTGATGAACTTAAAAAAGATGTTCCAAATCTTATCATAGGGGGGGATTATAATATATGTCATGAAGCTATAGATATTCATGATCCTGTTAGGCTTAAGACAGTGTCAGGATTTCTTCCTGAAGAAAGAGCATGGATAGATCAGTTCATGAAAAGCGGCTTTATAGATTCCTTCCGTCATTTTAATGATGAACCTGATAATTATTCCTGGTGGAGCTATCGTGCAAATGCCCGAAATAATAATAAAGGCTGGAGGATAGATTATAATCTGGTTGCCGAACCCTTAAAAGATCGCTTAAAAAGAGCTGTTATATTGCCTGAAGCATACCATAGTGATCATTGTCCCGTTCTGGTAGAAATCGAATAA
- a CDS encoding glycogen/starch synthase codes for MKDKRVLYVSSEVIPYLPETDISSTSFEAAKMVNNLGGQIRIFMPRFGNINERRHQLHEVIRLSGMNLVINDLDMPLIIKVASIPKERMQVYFIDNEDYFKRKATLTDEEGNLFSDNDERAIFFAKGVIETVKKLNWSPDIIHVHGWLASLLPLYLRNYYGNEPLFRDSKIVTSVYNQSFDTTLDEEMREKILFDGLENSNVKHLKTPNYVNLIKTAVDNSDAVVIGGDNLPEELQKYLGKIEKPLLPYTEKENFGHAYQEFYATKVLSE; via the coding sequence ATGAAAGATAAGAGAGTCTTATATGTCTCATCTGAAGTTATACCCTACTTACCTGAAACCGATATTTCATCAACCTCATTTGAAGCTGCCAAAATGGTAAACAACCTTGGCGGTCAAATTAGAATTTTTATGCCAAGATTCGGTAATATCAACGAGCGCAGGCATCAGTTGCATGAAGTCATCAGGCTTTCGGGGATGAATCTTGTTATTAACGATCTGGATATGCCTTTGATTATAAAGGTGGCATCTATACCTAAAGAGAGAATGCAGGTCTACTTTATAGATAACGAAGATTATTTTAAAAGGAAGGCGACGCTAACCGATGAGGAAGGGAATCTTTTCTCTGATAATGATGAACGTGCGATCTTCTTTGCTAAAGGAGTGATCGAGACGGTTAAAAAATTGAACTGGTCGCCGGATATTATCCATGTACATGGATGGCTTGCATCGCTATTGCCTCTGTATTTGAGGAACTATTATGGTAATGAGCCTCTTTTCCGTGACTCAAAAATTGTGACTTCTGTTTACAATCAAAGTTTTGATACTACGTTAGATGAAGAAATGAGGGAGAAAATTTTATTTGACGGATTGGAGAATTCCAATGTTAAGCATCTTAAGACCCCAAATTATGTGAATCTGATAAAAACTGCGGTAGATAATTCTGATGCGGTAGTTATTGGAGGAGATAATTTACCTGAAGAATTGCAAAAATATTTGGGTAAAATTGAAAAGCCTCTTCTGCCATATACCGAAAAAGAAAATTTCGGGCATGCTTATCAGGAGTTTTACGCCACTAAAGTATTATCTGAATAG
- a CDS encoding alpha/beta hydrolase, translated as MRRLLPFVMAILMPFLQHSQTKYESITSEKLGETRQLKIQLPRNYNENQKKRYPVMIVLDGDYLFEPVAGMVDYYSYWEEMPEMIVVGINQGGIRMEDTSYGENNFLPAEKGARFFEFIGMELLASLDQKYRTTSFRVITGHDFTSNFINYYLMKENPLFKGYINLSPDLAPETANRVTSSLKSAESKKWYYLATATNDIPGLKENILSFDNQLKTVENELVEYKFDNFQNATHYSLVGKAIPSALEDMFKTFGPINKKDYNEILLQTSISPTQYLIDKYNSINELYGVKKQVRLNDFLAIYNAIEKTKNWQDYKDLYKIAYENYPGTMLGTFFEARYEEETGNPKKAMRIYQNAYGQQKIAFLDTDFMLERAEAIKKDFGY; from the coding sequence ATGAGACGATTATTACCATTTGTGATGGCCATACTTATGCCATTTCTTCAACATTCCCAGACCAAATATGAAAGTATAACTTCTGAGAAATTAGGCGAAACCAGACAACTAAAAATTCAACTTCCAAGGAATTATAATGAAAACCAGAAGAAACGCTATCCGGTGATGATCGTGCTGGATGGGGATTATCTTTTTGAACCCGTCGCCGGCATGGTAGACTATTATTCATATTGGGAGGAAATGCCCGAAATGATAGTTGTTGGAATAAATCAGGGCGGAATTAGAATGGAGGACACCTCTTATGGGGAAAACAATTTTCTACCTGCCGAAAAAGGTGCGAGATTTTTCGAATTTATAGGCATGGAATTACTAGCATCCTTAGACCAAAAGTATCGAACTACAAGCTTCAGGGTTATTACCGGTCATGATTTCACATCGAATTTCATTAATTATTACCTAATGAAGGAAAATCCCCTGTTCAAGGGATACATCAACCTTAGTCCTGATCTTGCTCCTGAAACTGCCAATCGAGTTACCAGCTCTCTCAAGTCTGCAGAATCTAAAAAATGGTATTATTTAGCAACAGCTACTAATGATATTCCGGGCTTAAAGGAGAATATTTTGAGTTTTGACAATCAATTGAAAACTGTAGAAAATGAACTGGTTGAATATAAGTTTGACAACTTTCAAAACGCCACCCATTATTCCCTTGTTGGCAAAGCCATCCCTTCTGCCTTAGAGGATATGTTTAAAACCTTTGGACCTATAAACAAAAAGGATTATAACGAAATCCTGCTTCAAACTTCTATCTCACCAACCCAATACTTAATAGACAAATATAATTCCATCAATGAATTATACGGAGTGAAAAAACAAGTGAGGCTGAATGACTTTCTTGCTATTTATAATGCTATTGAAAAAACGAAGAATTGGCAAGATTACAAGGATCTGTATAAAATTGCCTACGAGAACTATCCAGGTACTATGTTAGGCACATTTTTCGAAGCTCGATATGAAGAAGAAACCGGCAACCCTAAAAAGGCGATGAGAATTTATCAGAATGCTTACGGGCAACAGAAGATCGCGTTCTTGGATACAGATTTTATGCTGGAAAGAGCTGAGGCGATCAAAAAAGATTTCGGTTATTAG
- the panC gene encoding pantoate--beta-alanine ligase, translated as MQVFTEKAQLIQAVREKKSNGESIGLVPTMGALHEGHLSLVKNALLDSDQVVVSIFVNPTQFDNQADLEKYPRTLDNDLKLLEGLSSDLWVFSPTASELYDNKIHSEHFDFEGLEHVMEGKYRTGHFDGVGTVVKRLFEVITPDKAFFGEKDFQQLQIVRKLTEKTGLPVQIIGCPILREESGLARSSRNERLSSQSRQNAAFIYKTLSEVKELFGTKSAEYIHNWVSDRFKNYPFLKLEYFEIADTKTLQKIDNKVKGQEYRAFIAAYADDIRLIDNISLNN; from the coding sequence ATGCAGGTTTTTACTGAGAAAGCGCAACTTATACAGGCTGTTAGAGAAAAAAAATCTAACGGAGAAAGCATCGGTTTGGTTCCTACAATGGGTGCTTTACATGAAGGGCATCTCTCGTTAGTAAAAAATGCATTGCTGGATTCAGATCAGGTCGTTGTTAGTATTTTTGTAAATCCTACACAATTTGACAATCAAGCTGACTTGGAAAAATATCCGAGAACTCTCGACAATGATCTTAAATTGCTGGAAGGACTAAGTTCTGACCTATGGGTATTTAGCCCTACGGCCTCAGAATTATATGATAATAAGATCCACTCAGAGCACTTTGATTTTGAAGGCCTGGAACATGTCATGGAGGGCAAATACAGAACTGGCCATTTTGACGGAGTAGGAACGGTAGTCAAAAGACTGTTCGAGGTCATAACTCCAGATAAAGCCTTTTTTGGAGAAAAGGATTTCCAGCAGTTACAGATCGTAAGAAAACTTACAGAAAAAACCGGCTTACCGGTGCAAATTATTGGATGTCCAATCCTGAGAGAAGAATCCGGACTTGCAAGGTCTTCCAGAAATGAACGTCTAAGCAGTCAAAGCAGACAAAACGCTGCTTTTATATATAAGACTCTTAGTGAAGTAAAGGAATTATTTGGCACAAAAAGTGCAGAATACATACATAACTGGGTAAGTGATAGATTTAAAAACTATCCATTTTTAAAGTTGGAGTATTTTGAAATAGCAGATACAAAGACTTTACAAAAAATCGATAATAAAGTGAAAGGTCAGGAATATCGGGCTTTCATCGCGGCCTATGCTGACGATATAAGATTAATTGACAATATTTCTCTGAATAATTAA
- the radA gene encoding DNA repair protein RadA: protein MAKVKTAYYCQKCGAQYSKWQGKCNSCGDWNTVVEELVQKPDPKDWKTSAKKEAKKVARPLLIAEIENAPQNRMNTGNNELDRVLGGGLVPGSLTLLGGEPGIGKSTLLLQISLGLKYRVLYVSGEESQQQIKMRAQRINPNPANCFILTETKTQNIFRQVEELTPEVVIIDSIQTLHSDYIESSPGSISQIRECTAELIKFAKESNTPVLLIGHITKEGSIAGPKVLEHMVDTVLQFEGDRNHVYRILRAHKNRFGSTHELGIYEMQGSGLREVTNPSEILISKNEEDLSGTAIASTLEGMRPLMIEIQALVSTAVYGTPQRSTTGYNAKRLNMLLAVLEKRAGFRLGAKDVFLNVTGGISVDDPAIDLAVVAAILSSNEDIALEKDTCFAAEVGLAGEIRPVTRIEQRIIEAEKLGFASIMVSKQSKIPKNNFQIKVLRVAKIEDVVSHLFG, encoded by the coding sequence ATGGCGAAGGTTAAGACGGCCTATTATTGTCAGAAATGTGGCGCACAATATTCAAAATGGCAGGGGAAATGTAATTCCTGTGGAGACTGGAATACTGTTGTTGAAGAACTTGTTCAAAAACCAGATCCTAAGGACTGGAAAACTTCTGCAAAAAAGGAAGCAAAAAAAGTTGCTAGACCTCTGCTGATCGCCGAAATAGAGAATGCTCCTCAAAACCGAATGAATACCGGTAACAACGAACTCGACAGAGTTCTTGGAGGAGGGCTGGTTCCGGGTTCATTAACTTTACTTGGAGGAGAACCGGGAATTGGAAAAAGTACACTATTACTTCAGATCTCGCTAGGTTTAAAATATCGGGTGTTATATGTTTCAGGAGAGGAGAGTCAGCAGCAGATCAAAATGCGGGCTCAGCGAATAAATCCAAATCCGGCCAATTGTTTCATACTTACCGAAACCAAGACCCAGAATATTTTTCGCCAGGTAGAAGAGCTCACCCCGGAAGTTGTGATTATAGACTCAATACAAACCCTTCACAGCGATTATATTGAAAGTTCTCCGGGTAGCATCTCACAAATCAGAGAGTGTACGGCAGAACTCATTAAATTCGCCAAAGAGAGTAATACTCCCGTGCTTTTGATAGGACATATCACAAAAGAAGGAAGCATTGCAGGCCCAAAAGTGCTGGAGCATATGGTGGATACCGTATTGCAATTTGAGGGAGACCGGAACCATGTTTACAGGATCCTGAGGGCTCACAAGAACAGATTTGGATCTACTCACGAACTTGGTATCTATGAAATGCAGGGCAGCGGACTGCGTGAGGTGACCAATCCATCAGAAATTCTGATTTCCAAAAATGAAGAAGACCTAAGCGGAACTGCTATTGCATCTACGCTGGAAGGCATGCGTCCGCTCATGATCGAAATACAGGCTTTGGTAAGCACCGCGGTTTACGGCACACCACAGCGCTCTACCACTGGTTATAATGCCAAACGCCTTAATATGCTTTTGGCCGTATTAGAAAAGCGTGCAGGTTTCAGACTAGGCGCCAAAGATGTATTTTTAAATGTAACAGGAGGGATTAGTGTAGATGACCCCGCAATAGACCTTGCGGTAGTCGCAGCTATTCTTTCCTCGAATGAAGATATCGCACTGGAAAAAGACACCTGTTTTGCAGCTGAAGTTGGCCTTGCTGGCGAAATAAGGCCCGTAACACGCATAGAGCAGCGAATTATCGAAGCCGAGAAATTAGGCTTTGCCTCAATTATGGTTTCTAAACAAAGTAAGATTCCCAAAAATAATTTTCAGATAAAGGTTTTGAGAGTAGCTAAAATAGAAGATGTGGTAAGCCATCTTTTCGGTTAG
- the panD gene encoding aspartate 1-decarboxylase, with protein MQVHVVKSKIHRVKVTGADLNYIGSITIDEDLMDAANIIEGEKVQIVNNNNGERLETYVIPGPRNSGEITLNGAAARKVAKGDVLILIAYGIMELEDAKNFKPSLVFPNEETNLLK; from the coding sequence ATGCAGGTTCACGTAGTAAAATCTAAAATTCACAGGGTAAAAGTTACCGGTGCCGATTTAAACTATATTGGAAGTATCACGATTGATGAAGATCTAATGGATGCTGCCAATATAATCGAAGGGGAAAAGGTTCAGATCGTAAATAACAATAACGGCGAAAGACTGGAAACCTATGTCATTCCTGGGCCAAGAAACTCCGGAGAGATCACACTAAATGGTGCGGCAGCCAGAAAAGTTGCTAAAGGCGATGTATTGATCCTTATTGCATACGGAATAATGGAACTTGAAGATGCTAAAAACTTTAAACCATCCCTGGTATTTCCAAATGAAGAAACCAATCTGCTCAAATAA
- a CDS encoding lysylphosphatidylglycerol synthase transmembrane domain-containing protein yields the protein MSRSLTKILKIFIPLLLGIFLIWYSLGRSTPAEREQLWESILQANKWWILVSFILGSLSHISRAYRWKYLLEPMGYKPLLSNRFMAVMVAYLANFGIPRSGEVLRAVTLSTYEDVPFEKGFGTIISERVADLLILMLIIGISLLLQTEELLTYLADQNINPLYTFFIFFGLVGIIIVCLNIIRRSTWAPFKKLKNLAKGLLEGMKSILKMKRKWAFILHTLFIWTMYVLMFYVIKLCLPETADTPAGIIMAAFVIGSFAVSATNGGIGVYPLAVGGILIFFGVEAHAAEAFGWISWATQTFVVLLFGGLSFIFLPVLNNRK from the coding sequence GTGAGTAGAAGCTTAACTAAAATATTAAAAATATTTATTCCCCTTTTATTGGGGATTTTTTTAATCTGGTATTCTTTAGGCAGGTCCACACCAGCCGAAAGGGAGCAGTTATGGGAGAGCATCCTGCAGGCAAATAAGTGGTGGATTCTTGTTTCATTTATTTTAGGAAGCCTTAGCCATATTTCCCGGGCATACAGATGGAAATATCTTCTGGAGCCCATGGGATACAAGCCTTTGTTAAGCAATAGATTCATGGCAGTCATGGTCGCTTACCTTGCCAACTTCGGCATTCCCCGATCTGGGGAAGTTTTAAGAGCAGTCACCCTTTCCACTTATGAAGACGTCCCATTTGAGAAAGGTTTTGGAACCATTATATCCGAAAGAGTTGCCGACCTGCTTATTCTAATGCTAATAATTGGCATCTCCCTTCTTTTACAAACTGAAGAGCTGCTAACTTATCTTGCAGATCAAAACATCAATCCTCTTTATACCTTTTTTATATTCTTTGGTCTTGTAGGAATTATAATTGTCTGCCTGAATATTATACGAAGATCAACATGGGCTCCGTTCAAAAAATTAAAAAATCTCGCTAAAGGCTTGCTGGAAGGCATGAAAAGTATCCTTAAGATGAAGAGAAAATGGGCATTTATCCTTCATACGTTATTTATTTGGACTATGTATGTCCTGATGTTTTACGTAATAAAACTCTGTCTTCCTGAAACGGCAGATACCCCTGCAGGAATTATAATGGCTGCATTTGTGATCGGTTCTTTTGCCGTTTCTGCAACTAATGGAGGAATAGGAGTTTATCCCCTAGCCGTAGGTGGAATTCTAATCTTTTTTGGCGTGGAAGCTCATGCCGCAGAGGCATTCGGATGGATTTCATGGGCAACTCAAACCTTTGTAGTCCTGCTATTTGGGGGACTCTCCTTTATTTTTCTACCGGTTTTAAACAATAGGAAATAA
- a CDS encoding M23 family metallopeptidase gives MRLRFILSFLILTISACSKVEKAANQLVKRSEKEIYQNERNISDEIFEIWESRIDKALKDSIQIEIPYNETGNFKPRNFAIYSYNTYLLPGEVLQVKIITDSSVTMVFPELYRFTKTENTYDKIKSGNPEKNQLQHEVVEKGLYKIIIQPEIEANTPFKILIDKNPAYIFPVASGKNSDIGSYWGDIRDGGARLHKGIDIFAEKGTPVIASTKGRIKFTGEKGLGGKQIWLKDNKRGNSLYYAHLDSIIPDIKKVEPGDTIGFVGNTGNAKFTPPHLHFGIYQNRNGAIDPLGYVYLNEESANEISERESALRLSVLTSKAKFRNKPASNNSKIIKTGKAGEILYVQGKTADWFHIRDSLDRSMYIHESEVKPAD, from the coding sequence ATGCGTTTAAGATTCATCCTAAGTTTCCTTATCCTTACCATCTCCGCCTGTTCCAAGGTAGAGAAGGCAGCAAACCAACTTGTCAAACGATCTGAGAAAGAGATCTATCAAAACGAAAGAAATATTTCAGATGAGATCTTCGAGATCTGGGAGTCTAGAATTGACAAGGCTCTGAAAGACAGTATTCAAATTGAAATTCCGTATAATGAAACCGGTAATTTTAAGCCCAGAAATTTTGCGATCTACTCTTACAACACCTATCTCCTGCCCGGCGAAGTACTGCAGGTGAAAATTATCACCGATTCTTCGGTTACAATGGTTTTTCCAGAGCTTTATCGTTTCACAAAAACTGAGAATACTTATGACAAAATCAAGTCTGGAAACCCCGAAAAGAACCAGCTCCAGCATGAAGTTGTAGAGAAAGGTCTGTACAAGATCATAATTCAACCGGAGATCGAAGCAAATACGCCTTTTAAAATTTTAATCGATAAAAACCCTGCCTATATTTTCCCGGTTGCCAGTGGAAAAAATTCAGATATAGGAAGTTACTGGGGAGATATAAGAGATGGCGGAGCGAGACTACACAAAGGCATCGATATTTTTGCCGAAAAAGGAACTCCGGTAATTGCCTCCACAAAAGGCCGAATAAAATTTACAGGAGAGAAAGGACTTGGAGGTAAACAGATCTGGCTAAAAGACAACAAGCGGGGAAATTCACTTTATTACGCCCATCTAGACAGTATCATTCCCGATATTAAAAAAGTAGAACCTGGAGACACTATAGGGTTTGTTGGAAATACGGGAAATGCCAAATTCACCCCTCCTCACCTGCATTTTGGAATCTATCAGAACCGCAACGGAGCAATAGATCCATTGGGTTACGTCTATCTAAACGAAGAGTCTGCAAATGAAATTTCCGAAAGGGAATCGGCATTAAGATTATCGGTGCTTACTTCCAAAGCGAAATTTAGAAATAAACCTGCCAGCAATAATTCTAAAATTATTAAAACCGGAAAGGCTGGAGAAATTCTATATGTACAGGGAAAAACGGCAGACTGGTTCCATATAAGAGACAGTCTGGACCGTTCTATGTATATTCACGAAAGTGAGGTAAAACCCGCAGATTAA
- a CDS encoding aldo/keto reductase, producing the protein MKYTNLPNTDIKVSKICLGSMTWGQQNTETEGHEQIDFALDKGVNFIDTAEMYSIPADPNTQGSTEKIIGSWFKKTGRREDVVLASKIAGPGEMVSHIRPKLGFHKEAIEDAIHKSLERLQTDYIDLYQLHWPERNTNFFGKRGYDHSENEAWEDNFREILESLNKFVKQGKIRHIGLSNETPYGLMRFLEESKNDLPRVVTVQNPYSLLNRKDEIGLTEIYHRENVGLFPYSPLGMGTLSGKHLDGIKEGTRLSLFPQYKRYSNEESVKATRKYKELADKHNMSLTHMALAFVNQQPFVTSNIIGATSLDQLKENIESIDVVLNDEIMEGINEIHNSIPNPAP; encoded by the coding sequence ATGAAGTACACCAACTTACCGAATACCGATATAAAAGTTAGTAAAATTTGCCTGGGATCTATGACCTGGGGGCAACAAAATACAGAAACTGAAGGCCATGAACAGATAGATTTTGCTCTGGATAAAGGGGTGAATTTTATTGATACCGCCGAAATGTATTCAATACCTGCAGACCCAAATACTCAGGGAAGCACAGAAAAGATCATCGGTAGCTGGTTCAAAAAAACCGGGAGACGGGAAGATGTGGTCCTGGCCTCCAAGATCGCAGGCCCGGGGGAAATGGTTTCTCATATCAGACCAAAGCTTGGTTTCCATAAGGAAGCTATAGAGGATGCAATTCATAAAAGTCTTGAAAGACTTCAAACCGATTATATAGATCTTTATCAATTACACTGGCCGGAAAGAAACACTAATTTTTTCGGAAAAAGAGGCTATGATCATTCTGAAAATGAGGCTTGGGAAGATAATTTCAGAGAAATTTTGGAAAGCCTGAATAAGTTTGTGAAGCAGGGTAAAATAAGACATATCGGTCTCTCTAATGAAACACCTTACGGGCTTATGCGATTTCTGGAAGAAAGTAAAAATGATCTTCCAAGAGTTGTGACCGTTCAAAATCCATACAGCCTTTTAAACAGAAAGGATGAAATAGGGCTTACAGAAATATACCACCGTGAAAATGTTGGATTGTTCCCATATTCTCCGCTGGGGATGGGTACTCTAAGCGGGAAACATCTTGATGGGATAAAGGAGGGTACCAGATTGAGTCTTTTTCCTCAATATAAAAGATATTCTAACGAAGAATCTGTAAAAGCGACCAGAAAATATAAGGAATTAGCTGATAAACATAATATGAGCTTAACACATATGGCTTTGGCCTTTGTAAACCAGCAGCCCTTTGTGACCAGTAATATAATTGGGGCTACAAGTTTAGATCAGTTAAAAGAAAATATTGAAAGTATAGACGTGGTATTGAATGATGAAATCATGGAAGGAATTAATGAGATTCATAATTCCATCCCTAATCCTGCTCCTTAA